In a single window of the Oscillospiraceae bacterium genome:
- a CDS encoding S-layer homology domain-containing protein, whose translation MKKLLVLFTLLSVLCGIVYATEPGYVFMPHDGFQYMEMVVSGDSDFTYTKGYGTLTVIKDIDDKNNGDPFVWLNTELNSEYEWIKFRIRNRSEATQFEFHFASPATDNAVAAQSCTHFPITSNDADFKEYVYNIKEANIASQSVNGVSLEESVWSGIISQLRFDGMWKAEPSGQMPKGSSMDFDYVAFFKTKQEADAYTGPQKISRDEMEWDKNSPHFIFDNEDEISKWSADGCSASLEGGNMKMVPGSWDPTLTRVMDEPFNTADYPFFAYRYKAFARGVNSGGLFIRTDSVPSFTGKAFTSWSLNTDDQWTDIIIDMREEPHGAWTTNLNAVRLDAINGQVQDMNAAVYVNRLGFFKTKEEAKIFLAHAKTDYSQTSSYSDAMFKAIIPGGVLSDKSGRSDFVLTSTQPEGTGTAAPVVMYTAKDGIKSIVALSNVAESGYITYVANKPGSYTMGYNHKDYVDIAGHWGENYINFVSDRALFGGTSPTEFSPDMTMTRGMFITVLGRMHGLDVSAYGTDTGYTDVNPNEYYAPYIKWAKTEGIMAGLSDTIFAPEEPITRATMAVVIKNYIDNSGFKFTAYSETEGFNDLDGLDEASVSAINTVKNVGIVGGKGEGRFDPHGISTRAEVATVMERVIKAVLGVNLPVGAKTHEQITRDRLRIGTWRFNSAFATPEGMKELRDLGVDLIVHGGATSGAGVARDTLLNYADVYGIEVYMQDYYTVITSNEENVNNFIAQSDPKITAAPYAHHPSFNGHFIIDEPGTDDFAALGKVIDDYESQMPGNRAFVNLLPMYANAAQLKYGAGAAAIEYYDSDPDLYKKHCELWFATNNTDYICTDIYPLLANKTYDEYVESINQIATVARDVGKEFWCCIQAHTWASSHRNPTEAEVRWQCYSLLSFGCTALLLWDYVGNANYPGIMNPATLEKTDNYYACQPVMWEMRELSDTYIQYKNVGAFTHNAIKKYQQMSNEYTGFDAIKSIESEESFLIGCFEKKDGSGAVAFTIVNMEELLKEAGAQAVITLDPAKKVTVYEKGKPTVVENDGTLELTFECGDGYFVTIE comes from the coding sequence ATGAAAAAACTTTTAGTACTTTTCACACTTCTGTCTGTGCTTTGCGGCATAGTTTATGCGACAGAGCCGGGTTATGTTTTCATGCCTCATGACGGTTTCCAGTACATGGAAATGGTTGTCAGCGGCGATAGTGATTTCACCTATACCAAGGGGTACGGAACATTGACCGTTATTAAGGATATTGACGACAAAAATAACGGCGACCCCTTTGTCTGGCTCAATACCGAGCTGAACTCGGAATATGAGTGGATAAAGTTCCGCATCCGTAACCGTTCCGAGGCCACTCAGTTTGAATTTCACTTTGCGTCTCCCGCAACCGATAATGCTGTTGCGGCACAAAGCTGTACACACTTTCCGATAACCTCTAATGATGCCGATTTCAAGGAATATGTCTATAATATAAAGGAAGCAAATATCGCTTCTCAGAGCGTAAACGGCGTAAGCCTTGAAGAATCCGTATGGAGCGGTATTATTTCCCAGCTTCGTTTTGACGGCATGTGGAAGGCTGAACCCTCGGGTCAGATGCCCAAGGGAAGCAGTATGGATTTTGATTATGTTGCATTCTTCAAGACCAAGCAAGAAGCGGACGCTTACACAGGTCCTCAAAAGATTTCCAGAGACGAAATGGAATGGGATAAAAACAGCCCTCACTTCATTTTTGATAATGAGGATGAAATTTCCAAATGGTCTGCCGACGGTTGCTCCGCAAGCCTTGAGGGCGGTAACATGAAGATGGTCCCCGGAAGCTGGGACCCCACTCTTACCCGAGTTATGGACGAGCCCTTCAATACAGCAGATTATCCCTTCTTTGCATACCGCTACAAGGCGTTTGCAAGAGGTGTTAATTCCGGCGGTTTATTTATCCGCACGGATTCCGTCCCTTCCTTTACGGGCAAGGCATTTACCTCCTGGTCGCTCAATACAGATGACCAATGGACCGACATCATTATCGACATGAGAGAAGAACCGCACGGTGCATGGACGACAAATCTCAATGCAGTACGCCTTGATGCCATAAACGGACAGGTTCAGGATATGAACGCGGCTGTTTATGTTAACCGTCTGGGCTTCTTCAAAACAAAGGAAGAGGCTAAGATATTCCTGGCGCACGCAAAGACCGATTACAGCCAGACCTCCAGCTACAGTGACGCGATGTTCAAGGCAATAATTCCCGGCGGTGTTCTCAGCGACAAATCGGGAAGAAGTGACTTTGTTCTTACTTCTACTCAGCCCGAGGGTACCGGAACTGCGGCTCCCGTCGTTATGTACACCGCTAAGGATGGTATAAAGAGTATTGTTGCGCTCAGCAATGTTGCCGAAAGCGGATACATTACCTATGTCGCAAATAAGCCCGGCAGCTACACCATGGGCTACAACCATAAGGATTACGTTGACATTGCAGGGCACTGGGGTGAAAATTACATCAACTTTGTTTCCGACCGTGCGCTGTTTGGCGGTACAAGTCCCACTGAGTTCAGTCCCGATATGACTATGACCAGAGGTATGTTTATCACCGTTCTTGGCCGTATGCACGGGCTTGATGTTTCCGCTTACGGCACAGATACCGGCTATACCGATGTGAACCCCAACGAGTACTACGCTCCTTACATTAAGTGGGCAAAGACCGAGGGTATTATGGCAGGTCTCAGTGACACAATCTTTGCACCCGAGGAGCCTATTACACGTGCAACCATGGCGGTTGTAATCAAGAACTACATTGATAACAGCGGATTTAAGTTTACCGCATATTCCGAAACAGAGGGCTTTAATGACCTTGACGGTCTTGACGAAGCATCCGTAAGTGCTATCAATACCGTTAAGAATGTCGGTATCGTAGGTGGCAAAGGTGAGGGCAGATTCGATCCCCACGGCATTTCCACCCGTGCCGAGGTTGCTACCGTTATGGAAAGGGTTATAAAGGCTGTTCTGGGTGTAAATCTTCCCGTCGGTGCAAAAACTCATGAGCAAATTACCCGCGACCGTCTGCGTATAGGTACATGGCGTTTCAACAGTGCATTTGCTACTCCCGAGGGTATGAAGGAGCTTCGTGATCTGGGTGTTGACCTTATTGTTCACGGCGGTGCTACCTCAGGTGCGGGCGTTGCCAGAGATACACTTCTCAACTACGCCGATGTTTACGGCATTGAGGTTTACATGCAGGACTACTACACCGTAATCACCTCTAACGAGGAAAATGTAAATAACTTCATTGCGCAGAGCGATCCCAAGATCACTGCTGCACCGTACGCACATCACCCATCCTTTAACGGACACTTTATTATTGATGAGCCCGGTACCGATGATTTTGCGGCTCTTGGTAAGGTAATTGACGACTACGAATCCCAGATGCCAGGAAACCGCGCGTTTGTAAACCTGCTTCCCATGTATGCAAATGCGGCGCAGTTGAAATACGGCGCAGGCGCGGCGGCAATTGAATATTACGATTCAGACCCCGATCTGTACAAGAAACACTGTGAGCTGTGGTTTGCTACCAATAATACAGATTATATCTGTACCGATATCTATCCTCTGCTTGCAAACAAAACATATGACGAGTATGTTGAGTCTATCAACCAGATAGCTACCGTTGCACGTGATGTTGGAAAAGAGTTCTGGTGCTGTATTCAGGCTCATACCTGGGCATCCAGCCATCGCAATCCTACCGAGGCCGAGGTTCGCTGGCAGTGCTACTCCTTGCTGTCCTTCGGTTGTACTGCACTTCTTCTGTGGGACTATGTGGGCAATGCAAACTATCCGGGTATCATGAACCCCGCAACACTGGAAAAGACCGACAACTACTATGCATGCCAGCCTGTAATGTGGGAAATGAGAGAGCTTTCCGATACCTATATTCAGTATAAGAATGTGGGTGCATTTACTCATAATGCAATCAAGAAGTATCAGCAGATGAGCAATGAATATACCGGTTTTGATGCTATCAAATCCATTGAGTCGGAAGAATCCTTCCTTATCGGATGCTTTGAAAAGAAGGACGGAAGCGGTGCTGTTGCATTTACCATTGTTAATATGGAAGAGCTGCTTAAAGAGGCAGGTGCACAGGCTGTTATTACACTTGACCCCGCAAAGAAGGTTACAGTGTACGAAAAAGGCAAGCCTACCGTTGTTGAAAATGACGGAACACTTGAATTGACCTTTGAATGTGGCGACGGTTATTTTGTAACAATAGAATAA